The following are from one region of the Anolis carolinensis isolate JA03-04 unplaced genomic scaffold, rAnoCar3.1.pri scaffold_18, whole genome shotgun sequence genome:
- the LOC134294620 gene encoding zinc finger protein 658B-like, with the protein MEEKAYKCIECGKSFSQHGKLKRHQRTHTGEKPYNCLECGQSFADSTGLRSHQRTHTGEKPYKCLECGQSFTHSSYLRKHHRIHIGEKPYKCLECGQSFTRKGSLQTHQRTHTGEKPYKCLECGQSFTHTSGLRSHQRTHTEEKPYKCLECEQSFTQSSALRRHQRTHTGEKPYKCLECEQSFTRSSALRIHQWTHTGEKPFKCLECEQSFTRSSDLHSHQRTHTGEKPFKCLECGQSFSQSSGLRSHQRTHTGEKPYKCLECEQSFTHSSGLRRHQRTHTGEKPFKCLECEQSFTRSSDLHSHQRTHTGEKPFKCLECEQSFTRSSGLRSHQRTHTGEKPYKCLECEQSFTDCSGLRRHQRIHTGEKPYTCLECGQSFTLSSGLRSHQRIHTGEKPYNCLECGQSFTQKGNLHSHQRTHTGEKQYKCLECGQSFTHSSALRRHQRTHTGEKPYKCLECGQSFSQSSGLRSHQRTHTGEKPYTCLECGQSFTHSSNLHSHRRTHTGEKP; encoded by the coding sequence atggaggagaaagcatataaatgtatcgaatgtggaaagagctttagtcagcatggaaagctgaagagacatcaaaggactcacacgggggagaaaccctataactgcctggagtgtggacagagctttgctgatagtacaggactacgttcacatcaaaggactcacactggggagaaaccctataaatgcctggagtgtggacagagcttcactcatagttcataTCTACGTAAACATCACAGGATTCACattggggaaaaaccctataaatgccttgagtgtggacagagttttactcggaagggaagcttacaaacacatcaaagaactcacactggtgagaaaccctataaatgcctggagtgtggacagagcttcactcatacttcaggcctacgttcacatcaaaggactcacactgaggagaaaccctataaatgcctggagtgtgaacagagcttcactcagagttcagctctacgtagacatcaaaggactcacactggggagaaaccctataaatgcctagagtgtgaacagagcttcactcggaGTTCAGCTCTACGTATACATcaatggactcacactggggagaaaccctttaaatgcctggagtgtgaacagagcttcactcggagttcagatctacattcacatcaaaggactcacactggggagaaaccctttaaatgcctggagtgtggacagagcttctctcagagttcaggcctacgttcacatcaaaggactcacactggggagaaaccctataaatgcctagagtgtgaacagagcttcactcatagttcaggcctacgtagacatcaaaggactcacactggggagaaaccctttaaatgcctggagtgtgaacagagcttcactcggagttcagatctacattcacatcaaaggactcacactggggagaaaccctttaaatgcctggagtgtgaacagagcttcactcggagttcaggcctacgttcacatcaaaggactcacactggggagaaaccctataaatgcctggagtgtgaacagagcttcactgatTGTTCAGgcttacgtagacatcaaaggattcacactggggagaaaccctatacatgcctggagtgtggacagagcttcactcttagttcaggcctacgttcacatcaaaggattcacactggggagaaaccctataactgcctggagtgtggacagagctttactcagaagggaaacttacattcacatcaaaggactcacactggggagaaacaatataaatgcttggagtgtggacagagcttcactcatagttcagctctacgtagacatcaaaggactcacactggggagaagccctataaatgcctggagtgtggacagagcttctctcagagttcaggcctacgttcacatcaaaggactcacactggggagaaaccctatacatgccttgagtgtggacagagcttcactcatagttcaaatCTACACTCACAtcgaaggactcacactggggagaaaccatag
- the LOC134294622 gene encoding zinc finger protein 658B-like: MEEKAYKCIECGKSFSKHGKLKRHQRSHTGEKPYNCLECGQSFTHSSSLRRHQRTHTGEKPYNCLECGQSFTQKGHLHTHQRTHTGEKPYNCLECGQSFTQKGHLHTHQRTHTGEKPYNCLECGQSFAHSSGLRSHQRTHTGEKPYKCLECGQSFSHNSHLHRHQRTHTGEKPYNCLECGQSFAVSSGLRSHQRTHTGEKPYKCLECGQSFAVSSGLRSHQRTHTGEKPYKCLECGQSFAQSAHLRSHQRTHTGEKHYNCLDCGQSFARSSGLRSHQKTHTGEKPYKCLECGQSFIDCSTLRSYQRTHTGEKPYKCLECGQSFARNSGLRSHQRTHTGEKPLKCLECGKSFARSSGLRSHQRNHTGEKPYKCLECGQSFARSSGLRSHQRNHTGEKPLKCLECGQSFARSSGLRSHQRTHTGEKPYNCLECGQSFSDCSTLRSHQRTHTGEKPYNCLDCGQSFARSSGLRSHQKTHPGEKPYNFLVWTELH; the protein is encoded by the coding sequence atggaggagaaagcatataaatgtatcgaatgtggaaagagctttagtaagcatggaaagctgaagagacatcaaaggagtcacactggggagaaaccctataactgcctggagtgtgggcagagcttcactcatagttcaagcctacgtagacatcaaaggactcacactggggagaaaccctataactgcctggagtgtggacagagcttcactcagaagggacacttacatacacatcaaagaactcacactggggagaaaccctataactgcctggagtgtggacagagcttcactcagaagggacacttacatacacatcaaagaactcacactggggagaaaccctataactgcctggagtgtgggcagagctttgctcatagttcaggactacgttcacatcaaaggactcacactggggagaaaccctataaatgcctcgagtgtggacagagcttctctcataattcacatttacatagacatcaaaggactcacactggggagaaaccctataactgcctggagtgtggacagagctttgctgttAGTTCAGGTctgcgttcacatcaaaggacccacactggggagaaaccatataaatgcctggagtgtggacagagctttgctgttAGTTCAGGTctgcgttcacatcaaaggacccacactggggagaaaccttacaaatgcctggagtgtggacagagctttgctcagtcGGCACatttacgttcccatcaaaggacccacactggggagaaacactATAACTGCCTGGACTGTggccagagctttgctcgtagttcaggactacgttcacatcaaaagactcacactggggaaaaaccatataaatgcctggagtgtggacagagcttcattgattgttcaactctacgttcatatcaaaggacccacactggggagaaaccctataaatgcttggagtgtggacagagctttgctcgtaattcaggactacgttcacatcaaaggacccacactggggagaaacccttgaaatgcctggagtgtggaaagagctttgctcgtagttcaggactacgttcacatcaaaggaatcacactggggagaaaccctataaatgcttggagtgtggacagagctttgctcgtagttcaggactacgttcacatcaaaggaatcacactggggagaaacccttgaaatgtctggagtgtggacagagctttgctcgtagttcaggactacgttcacatcaaaggacccacactggggagaaaccctataactgcctggagtgtggacagagcttcagtgattgttcaactctacgttcacatcaaaggacccacactggggagaaaccctataactgcctggactgtggccagagctttgctcgtagttcaggactacgttcacatcaaaagactcaccctggggagaaaccctataacttcctggtgtggacagagcttcattga